The following proteins are encoded in a genomic region of Tissierellales bacterium:
- a CDS encoding EamA family transporter, whose amino-acid sequence MKLKGVICTAASAFLYGATPALAQMTYGMGNNSLSMTFFRNFFAGIALLLFMIMTKVDFKIKKSDLKNTAIVAVFGVLLCNILIYSSYEYIGIGATTTLHFMYPVFVALMARFVFGEILTKRKVICLVIASIGVCFFMDLKNISNLVGVVFAVASGIFYAFYMVGMEQKKLVLLNPYKVSFYIALVGSLALLVANIFGGFLVFELPIKAYLLIIVLAVSTSFVATVLLQVGIKEIGATSAALFCLIEPITSVVVGYFMFDEDLSITKIIGCVAIFVAIILLTFDKEKEATGNNETNVNTHARDIV is encoded by the coding sequence ATGAAGTTAAAAGGAGTAATTTGTACAGCAGCGTCAGCATTTTTGTATGGAGCAACACCAGCATTAGCACAAATGACATATGGAATGGGAAATAATTCTCTTTCGATGACTTTTTTTAGAAATTTCTTTGCAGGGATTGCATTATTATTGTTTATGATTATGACTAAAGTTGATTTTAAGATAAAAAAAAGTGATCTGAAAAATACTGCTATAGTTGCAGTGTTCGGAGTTCTTTTGTGCAATATATTAATATATTCATCATATGAATATATTGGAATTGGAGCGACTACTACATTACATTTTATGTATCCTGTATTTGTAGCACTAATGGCGAGATTTGTTTTTGGAGAAATACTGACTAAGAGAAAAGTTATTTGTTTGGTTATAGCATCTATTGGTGTTTGTTTTTTCATGGATTTAAAAAACATATCAAATTTAGTTGGAGTAGTATTTGCTGTAGCATCAGGTATATTCTATGCGTTTTATATGGTTGGAATGGAACAAAAAAAATTAGTTTTACTAAATCCATACAAGGTATCATTCTATATTGCATTAGTTGGCTCATTGGCATTGCTAGTTGCAAATATATTTGGTGGTTTTTTGGTTTTTGAATTGCCAATTAAAGCATATTTACTTATAATAGTACTTGCTGTGAGTACATCATTTGTAGCAACAGTTTTATTGCAGGTTGGTATAAAAGAAATAGGAGCTACTTCAGCAGCATTATTTTGTTTGATAGAGCCTATAACAAGTGTTGTGGTTGGATACTTCATGTTTGATGAAGATTTATCTATAACAAAGATAATAGGATGTGTGGCCATATTTGTAGCCATAATACTGCTTACATTTGATAAAGAGAAAGAGGCTACGGGTAACAACGAGACCAACGTAAATACTCATGCTAGAGATATTGTTTGA
- a CDS encoding YcxB family protein has translation MDEKNLLFSIETRIEGKDYRKFLYIATFFRKKMVIPMILLLSGAMAYLLSISENGFSISAFLVFWLVLLLVGIASTAFQIERKNKVRIKTDKTGTFGAVNELLFFENEFEVNSEVLKSQSTIEYEKIYQVLESKDYFIVYFNANQAAIVRKEDMDIDIELKFRDLFERKIGKKYLKINMI, from the coding sequence ATGGACGAAAAGAATTTGTTATTTAGTATTGAAACTCGAATTGAAGGAAAGGATTATAGAAAATTTTTATATATCGCAACCTTTTTTAGGAAAAAAATGGTGATACCGATGATTTTACTGCTTAGTGGAGCTATGGCTTATTTATTATCAATAAGTGAGAATGGCTTTAGTATAAGTGCTTTTCTTGTGTTTTGGTTAGTACTTCTTTTAGTAGGTATTGCTAGTACAGCATTTCAGATTGAAAGAAAGAACAAAGTACGAATAAAGACTGATAAAACAGGAACTTTTGGTGCAGTGAATGAACTTCTGTTTTTTGAAAATGAATTTGAAGTTAACAGTGAGGTTTTGAAATCACAATCTACAATAGAGTATGAAAAGATATACCAGGTTTTGGAGTCCAAAGATTATTTTATTGTATATTTCAATGCGAACCAAGCAGCTATAGTTAGAAAAGAAGATATGGACATCGATATTGAGCTAAAATTTAGAGATTTATTTGAGAGAAAAATAGGGAAAAAATATTTAAAAATTAATATGATTTAG
- a CDS encoding YjjI family glycine radical enzyme → MCKEEVLKIVKDQTITYEQKVLSLARAAEDSLEVLNIPKETQNLRDEGIICDLFEGHAPYRPRYIVPDYEKFMKQGSKFLELDPPEDIWEATHNLLILYKHVPSITSFPVYIGNIDELLEPFVKDEDEAYRAIKLFIKHIDRTLTDSFCHANIGPRDTIAGRLILKAQREMQTSIPNITIKYSKSTPERLALDSIETAMITAKPSFANDEMYRADFGGEYAIVSCYNGLYIGGGSYTLVRLNLADLAKKAKSKADFFERVLPNTSKLMADYINERIRFLVDESGFFESSFLIREGLIEKDRFSAMFGVFGLAEGTNALMKMEGESGRFGNDSKADELGLEIIDSLAKLVDGYESPNCKISNKKLLMHSQVGIDSDIGISPGCRIPIGEEPELPIHIKQSAKFHKYFTSGIGDIFAFDETAKGNTKFIQNIIDGSFKEGMRYFSLYGSDADVIRITGYLVKKSEIEKLDKGNQVLRDTVVLGQGSVRNNGVLDRKVRKI, encoded by the coding sequence ATGTGTAAAGAAGAAGTATTAAAAATTGTAAAAGACCAAACGATAACTTATGAACAGAAAGTGCTCAGTTTAGCTAGAGCTGCTGAGGACTCGCTTGAAGTGCTCAATATTCCGAAAGAAACACAAAATCTTAGAGATGAAGGAATTATATGTGATTTATTTGAAGGACATGCTCCTTATAGACCTAGATACATAGTTCCAGACTATGAAAAGTTTATGAAGCAAGGAAGTAAATTTTTAGAATTAGACCCACCTGAAGATATATGGGAAGCTACACATAATTTGCTTATTTTGTATAAACACGTTCCATCTATAACATCATTTCCTGTTTATATTGGTAATATTGATGAGCTACTAGAACCATTTGTAAAAGATGAAGACGAAGCGTATCGAGCTATCAAATTGTTTATAAAGCATATAGATAGAACTCTAACAGATTCATTTTGTCATGCTAATATTGGACCTAGAGATACTATTGCTGGAAGATTGATATTGAAAGCCCAAAGGGAAATGCAGACATCTATACCAAATATAACTATAAAATATTCTAAAAGCACACCTGAAAGACTAGCACTAGATAGTATTGAAACAGCTATGATTACGGCTAAACCATCATTTGCAAATGATGAGATGTATAGAGCTGATTTTGGCGGAGAATATGCTATAGTTAGTTGTTATAATGGTTTGTATATAGGTGGGGGTAGTTATACTTTAGTAAGACTTAATTTAGCTGATTTGGCAAAAAAAGCTAAGTCAAAGGCTGATTTCTTTGAAAGAGTATTACCTAATACATCGAAATTGATGGCAGATTATATCAATGAAAGGATAAGATTTTTGGTAGATGAGAGTGGATTTTTTGAGAGTAGTTTTCTTATAAGAGAAGGATTGATTGAAAAAGATAGATTTTCTGCAATGTTTGGTGTTTTTGGATTGGCAGAAGGGACTAATGCATTGATGAAAATGGAAGGCGAGTCTGGCAGATTTGGAAATGACTCAAAAGCGGATGAGCTAGGACTTGAGATTATAGATTCGCTAGCAAAATTGGTTGATGGTTATGAAAGTCCAAATTGCAAGATTTCAAATAAGAAATTACTTATGCATTCTCAAGTAGGTATCGACAGTGATATAGGCATAAGCCCAGGATGTAGAATACCTATAGGTGAAGAACCGGAATTGCCAATTCATATAAAACAGTCGGCTAAATTTCATAAGTATTTTACATCAGGAATTGGCGATATATTTGCTTTTGACGAAACTGCAAAAGGAAATACTAAATTTATACAAAATATAATAGATGGTTCTTTTAAAGAAGGAATGAGATATTTTTCTTTATATGGATCAGATGCTGATGTTATAAGGATTACTGGATATCTAGTTAAAAAATCTGAAATAGAAAAATTAGATAAGGGAAATCAAGTTCTTAGAGATACAGTAGTTTTAGGTCAAGGCTCAGTGCGCAATAATGGCGTATTAGATAGAAAAGTTAGAAAAATATAA